Genomic DNA from Roseburia intestinalis L1-82:
GTCGGTTAAAGAGATTGCTAGAATACAGACATTCCCTGATTGGTATGAGTTTAGCAGGGGAACAAGTAATAGAAACGATAATGCAAAGTTGGATTTGGTTTATAAGCAAATCGGGAATGCAGTGCCGGTAAGATTGGCATTGGCTGTTGCTGAACCGATTGCAGTGTTTGCAAAGGAACTGTTGGAGAAAGAAAAAGAAGAAGCGGAATATGTTGTTATTCGTAATGTAGGAGAGCAGAAAAGGATGATGGCATAAAAAAGCAATAATTGATTCTGGAAAGGGAAGTGGTGAGAACGTGCAGGATTTTTCAAGTGTAAATATAAAAAATATGATTATTCATAATGTGGGAAATAAAGTTAAAGGTGAATCGTTAGAGATATCAACGGAAATATGTGATGCTAATAATGAAGTAACAAATCAATATTTGAAACAATTCTTTTTTTCTACATTTAAATTTGATGTAACATATAGATTTGTACATGAAACAGATATTGCAATGAATGAAATATATAATTATGTTAAACATATATTTGAAAACCCAAGTGAGTTTTATGAACAATCTGTCAATATTGCTAAACACTTGTATGAAGTGTCAGTGCATCCCAATATAAAAGCAGGAGAATTGTATATAGTTTATTTACAAAATTGCATAATAGATGATAATGTTACTGATGCAATAGGAATTTATAAATCGGAATCTAAGGATTATTATTTGCAAGTAAATAGTAATGGAAAGAGATATGATATTGAATGTCAACAGGGTATTAATCCTAAGAAATTGGATAAAGGTTGTCTTATATTTAATTTGTCAGATTCAAATTATAAGGTATATATTGTGGATAGAAATATTAATGATGCTATGTATTGGAAAAAGAATTTTTTGATGATTGAGGAAGAAAAAAATGAATATACCAATACAGCAAAGGTATTGAAGTCTTGTAAAAAATATATTGCTAAAAAAGAAAATATAGAACCTGAAAAAAGATTGGAACTGATGAACAATTCTGTAGAGTATTTTGAAAATAATGAAGAATTTGATTTGGAAAAATTCACAGAAAAAGTATTTGATAATCAGGAAGAATCGGATAAATTTAAAGTTTATATAGATTCGTATGATGTAGATAACAAATTTAGTATATCGTCGAATGCTGTAACTAAAATTAAGAAGACAATAAAGAAATGCATCAAGTTAGATGATAATGTGGAGATTAAATTTAGTGATACTGTAGATGACATTGATAATCTGATTGAGAAAGGTTACGATAGGGAAAAGAAAAGAAAATACTATAAAATATATTATAATGATGAAGATTAGGAGGGGCAAATATAATGGCCGGTGGTGAAAAAGCGAAAAGTTCGGGCGAATATGGAGAACAAATTGTAAAGAACATTCTTGAGCTGATGGGATGGAACAATGCAAATAGTGGGGTGACGGTACCATGTGTACATAAAGAAAAACATAAAAAGGAAAATTCTAAAGAACCCCAAAAGCATGGAATTGATTATGTCTATACATATAAATCTCAATTAAGGGATGCCACTAAACAAGATGTTTTGGTAAGTGTTAAATGTAGAGATGGGTATCCAGCAACAGATAGCGGAGTGAAAAGTAAATTTAAGGAATTTGTATTGGATTTGGCGTATGCAATGGAGTGCTATCCAGCATGCGAATTAGCCAAGAAAAAGATACCTAATACAGATAAGAAGGTTATATCAGGGCTGATATTTTGGATTGATCGAGGAAGTGAAGATGGTCGCGAAAATGAAAGTGTGATAGACAAAATAGGGAATTTTTATATGAATCAAGAATGTGTGTATGAAACAATAGCATTGGTGGACAACAAAAGGGCACAATTCTTATATCAGTTGTTATCATACACTCGTTCAAAATATGGTAAGGAAAATGTTGAGTTTTTTTATATTGATACGGGATTGAATAATTCTAGTATACAACGCGTATATAGAGGAAAAGAAATGCCATATGAGTAT
This window encodes:
- a CDS encoding nucleoid-associated protein → MQDFSSVNIKNMIIHNVGNKVKGESLEISTEICDANNEVTNQYLKQFFFSTFKFDVTYRFVHETDIAMNEIYNYVKHIFENPSEFYEQSVNIAKHLYEVSVHPNIKAGELYIVYLQNCIIDDNVTDAIGIYKSESKDYYLQVNSNGKRYDIECQQGINPKKLDKGCLIFNLSDSNYKVYIVDRNINDAMYWKKNFLMIEEEKNEYTNTAKVLKSCKKYIAKKENIEPEKRLELMNNSVEYFENNEEFDLEKFTEKVFDNQEESDKFKVYIDSYDVDNKFSISSNAVTKIKKTIKKCIKLDDNVEIKFSDTVDDIDNLIEKGYDREKKRKYYKIYYNDED
- the gapS4a gene encoding GapS4a family protein — encoded protein: MAGGEKAKSSGEYGEQIVKNILELMGWNNANSGVTVPCVHKEKHKKENSKEPQKHGIDYVYTYKSQLRDATKQDVLVSVKCRDGYPATDSGVKSKFKEFVLDLAYAMECYPACELAKKKIPNTDKKVISGLIFWIDRGSEDGRENESVIDKIGNFYMNQECVYETIALVDNKRAQFLYQLLSYTRSKYGKENVEFFYIDTGLNNSSIQRVYRGKEMPYEYVNSNVIPLAISNGDEKRLFIGVAESFCKEYLERLIGLAQELTSTWTAKVTIAFPDYNSFEHREAVLMAKSSFENADFVNSIEVITYKPDFRDEVI